One Nicotiana tomentosiformis chromosome 1, ASM39032v3, whole genome shotgun sequence genomic window, GCATAGTTTGTAGCTTTTGCTTGAGGGGTAAATGACCCACTTTGCGTCCAAAAACTTTAAATTTCCAGGGATTATAAAGTCTAGATTTGTCTGTACTGGAAATAGGTATAAAGTTGTCCAGCGTTGGGTTGTGTAAAACTTCGTCAGACATGTCAATGTGTGATTGGGTATTAGAAATTGGTGGTAGTGACATAGTATGGTTATTTAATAGTGTCTGCATAAATGAAGGGTGGTTGTTATTGGTGGCTGATAGCatatttggccaagtttttttttgggtcaaaagtgcttttggccaaaaattgaggtgtttggacAAGCTTTTAGAtggaaaaatacttttgaggagaagtagaagtagtttttgagaagcagaaaaaagtagtttctctccaaaagtactttctGATAAAAcacttttaagaaaaatacacttaaaatcagttttcaaaagcttggccaaacactaattactgctcaaaaatgcttttcaaattaattagccaaacacaaactgtttctcaccaaaagtacttatttgaaaaatacttttgagaaaaatattttttaaaataagttgattttagaagcttggccaaacatgctataagtCATCTATATTCATGAAGCTCAAATCTGGGGGTTCTGTATTGGTTATTGGAGGAGTGTTAGTCATAGTTTCGTTGAAGAAGAAGGTATTATTGTATGTACTCCCTCCGctccacaataagtgattttttgactgttttcacacatattaagaaattcatcttttaacattaattagtaataaaattgaccatattaatctTTACTATTTCTTCACATAAACACTCATAACACATACTTCAACACTATTTACTCAAAGAGCAATGTAGGAAAAAAGTAATTAATTAATTCTTGAAATCTGAAAAAATCAgatattttggaccacaaaaaaaggataaaaaaatcacttattgtggagCGGAGTGAGTAATATTTATAACGCCCCTTAAAAAATAACTTTTCTTCCTCTATTAATGATGTCATCATAGGCTTAAATCATATTTCCCCCTTTTTCTTAGTTTCATTTATTTATTCTTTATTTCTCTCATGTAAATCCTTTTTTCCTCGAACCACAAACCACACGACCCGAAAAAAAATAGACCCCAAAACACAAAACCCTGATTAACCTCTAAAACCTCAGGACTTTCGCACAGTCCAACAATTTCCACCTTTCTTTCCCCGGCCGCTCTGCAAGTGAGGACGGTGGTGGTATTCAAAGATGGAGTACGTTAATCCGGAAGGTCTTCGCTTAGATGGTCGCCGTCCCATGGAGGTTTCTCTCTTTACACTTACACCTCTATTCACTCACATAATTTCCGTCTTTTTGATTTTAACTTCATTGCCTTTTTGTTTTGACTCGTTATGTACCTCTATGTGGCAATTTTACTTTCAGATGAGACAAATTCGTGCTGAAATTGGGGTTGTCTCAAGAGCTGATGGGTAACCACTAACACTTCTTTCTACCACCATTAATGTTTATAGGTTAAATATAACCACTGTTTTTCACTTGAACCATGTATACATATGCAAATaacaaacaaagaaaaaagactttgagaagtgtatatatataataaaccgTCAGTAATTTATTCGGTGTTTGTACCCAAAACATTAGATGCATGACATGTGTATTTTACATGAAGTTCTATCTGGTGTTTGGTGCAACACGTGTAGGTTTTTGGACCCTCTTTTGATGCTGCATCTCTTTGTATTTGAAACTGAATTTGTTTAATCCGATTATTTGCAGTTCTGCTTCTTTTGAAATGGGTAATACCAAAGTCATTGCTGCAGTTTATGGTCCCAGGGAGGTAAAGTTCGCGTCACACTCAATCCTCTGATTCTACCCTTATTTGGTTTGCGAATCAACTAAAATTGTTGTTTCTTGTTTGTTTGCTTTATTGTCAAGGAGAAGTAATGGTTATAAAGGAGGGAGATCATGTAAAATAGCAGTTTGTGTGACATTGTCTTACATGGTGGAGGGAATGTGGCTTGGTAAAACAAGAAATTTTTAATGGGTTGATCTGCTGACTTTTCAAATGTGGGGTGGCGGAAGAGAGGAATAGATAATTCTTTTGTTTGGATAATGTCATGGACTGTTCAGTAGCTTAGTCTTTGCAGTAATTTTACTAAGAAACCTGGTTAAACAGTTCTTCATTgataggcatgaaatggctaggGTAGGGTTGGTTTGGAGCAGAGAAGCATTACCCCCACCAAAAGTCTGCTCCATCACAAGAAACATCCCCAAAGGAAACGGAGGAAGAATGTACAATCGATGTTTTATATTGTTTAGAAGTCAAGAAAAGCATCATACTGAGATGCAAACTGGATAGATATCCATATGCTGGTGTTTATGCACATCTACGAAAATATCTAATCACAACCACTGTGATCAGTGATAACAATGATCTTAGTTTTGCTCTGTAAAAGGTTCATTCAGTTGACTCTAATGTTAGTTTCATTATTCAGGTCCAGAACAGGAGCCAACAGATCAATGACCAGGCGCTGGTAAATTACCTTTCATGATGAATTATTAGAGTGTAAGATGTATCACCTTAAAAAGTGAGATGATATGATCTTTTCATTGGCTCTCTTTTAGGTACGATGCGAATATAGCATGGCTAATTTCAGCACTGGTGATCGCCGAAGAAAAAATAAGGGCGACAGGTGATTCCATGTTATGTTATAAGTCCTTCCTTCTGCTTTTTATGTGTTTTCATCCATATGATGATATCATCTCTGCTCTGCTGTCAGTTCCATTATAGAAAAAAATTTGATGCACATGCTCGAAAATTTAATGGACAATATCGTATAAAACTGGTGGCAGAAGAACAGTTATCCCGGCTCTGGACTGAAGTACAAAAGATGGAAGGCATGATAGAGCATTAATGGTTATTGGATGGATAAGAAAAATTATACTATAACCAAATGGAAGACTTTCGGACTGTTCAGGCACTGGTCCAGCCATGAAAGGTGTTGCTAGGATACTAGGATAGTAACTGTACTCATAGTAGAAAAGAAAGCAAAGTTCTAGGAATACTTATAGTGCCCAGAGAATAACCCTTTATCATAAGACTGCAAAAGGCAGCAAAGAACAAATTTTATACATACAATGTAAAAATTATCTAAAAATTTTAGTACGTGGATTCTTAGCTTATTATCTATGATTACCCACAATTATTTAACTAAGAAGCAGAGTTTATTCGATCTGTGTGACTTATGGTTATATGATGTCATTTTGATGATAGCTTTGTTTTCTATTTGTAGGAGATCCACAGAGATATCTCTTGTTATTCGCCAGACAATGGAAGCTTGCATATTGACACACCTAATGCCTCGCTCTCAGGTTTGAGTCCTCTTAACATCATTAACTTGAATAAGTAATGGAGTCTGACCTCCATTTACAATTTCTTGATATTTTGCTTTTCAGATAGACATTTTTGTCCAAGTTCTCCAAGCAGATGGAGGTAAGCAGAACACTGTAGAGGGTTGATGTTAAATTAAATTTCAGTGACATATTCTTCTGTTGTTTTCGTCCGGAATCAATCAGAATAAATATTTAGTTGTCTGGTGCCACGTGCAGCCCATATAATGCAGTTCGTCTATTTTGTTTGCCCTCTAGAAGTTTAGTCCAACTAAGTTTAGTGCATTATTTAGGTACAAGATCAGCATGCATAAATGCTGCCACGCTGGCACTAGCTGATGCTGGGATTCCCATGCGTGATCTTGTCACATCGTGCAGTGCTGGATACCTCAACAGCACGCCTCTTCTTGGTAAATTAATTCTaaaatttttagttgattttCCGGCTCTTTATTTCTAACTGATTATCAGTCTTTCCCAGTGTTGATATGTGAATGATCTAGTTGAGTTTACTCGTTAAACAGATCTAAACTACTTGGAAGACAGTGCTGGCGGTCCTGATGTCACTGTAGGAATTTTACCTAAGTTGGACAAAGTGACCCTTCTGCAGGTTTGTTAACTCCTTATTGTTGGCAGTAACGACTGAAATAAGGTATCAAACTACATTCATTTTCTCCTGGTGAATCAATGAATAACCTTCTTAGTGCAGATGGATGCTAAACTACCAATGGATATTTTTGAAAATGTCATGCAATTAGCAGTTGAAGGCTGCAAAGCAGTGGAAAGCCATATCCGGGAAGTAAGACTGACAACTCATTGCCTTCTTCCTGACTTCATATAATTGTTCCCATAAAAGCTTCTACATCAGCATCTCCTATTGCTCTTTTTTCAGATATTATTGGAAAACACCAAGAAGTTGGAGATTCGCCGAGGTGTATAGTTTTTAATAGTTCGAGGAGCTTTTATTGAGTTTATGGTAAGATGTTACTCTTCCTGATTATAATGCTGACGAACTTTCTTGGTCAAGATTGCTAATGCTTTCCTCGAGGAAAATGAGAAGCAAAGATAATTTGTGAGAACTCTATTGCTTGTTTCTTTCACGTCACTCTTGAAGCATTAGGAGGAAAAGACATGTTccatctcttccttctctcttttTCCTGGGGGTGGGGCTGAGGTGGGTGTTGGTGGTCGGGGTTGAGGTTGTGGTTCGGGAGGTTAAGAGCGGCTTTTAGAATTGGAAGTATGTTCAGTCAAGCACCATGAGAAACGAATGTATTGTTAAAAATAATTGAAGATCGGTGAGGAAAACCTTATACTATACTTCTGAGAATTGATAAATATTGCAACGAGTACAAAATACGGGGCTAGACTAACAAGTTCATTTAATTAGTCCAATGGAGAAAGATAGTATGTAGCAAAATCTTTATTCATAGAAAACGAAAGGTCACACGTTTTGTCATCTTCTCGGCTATAGCATAAACTTGTAATCTTCAGGTTTGGCATAGCAAAATGGTGTCTCAAATTTTTCTCTGCTTGCGTTTCTGGAGTTGCATTTATATTGAAATAAAGTATATGAAAACTGGCACTTGCCGCTAAGGCAACGATAATGTAAGCCAAACTATGAAAGTGCAATTTATATATTTTAGGTTACTACATAATCTAATTCTTACACCTTCTCCACATGATACAATGCTAAAAAAAGTAGGTCTATCTTTCCTATTTAATTGTTTTAAAGCAGGAGGGACTTTTTCTATGCAGATTATTTGACCCCCAGTTTTATTCTTGTTGTTTCCAGTTTTGCTACAAATGCCAAAAGACAAAAGGGGTTCCTGGTTGTGCTGCTGCAATCTTTCCAAACAATGGTGGATCAAAAAGTTAACCGTACAAATCTGCCAGAGCCTGTGGAGAAATGATCTTCCCTAGTGTTTCTAGGCTTGCCTAATGTCTTTTCTAGTCATGTTGCAGTGGTTGTAGGATGTGTATTGTTTGGATCCTTGTTAAATTTGAAGATTAGTGTGGGCTGAAGTTAATCCGGAACTGTATCGAAGAAGCTTTCGGTATGGTAGACCACAGGAGTATCCCATTGTTTACTCTTTTATTTCTAATTTTGGTCTTGGAAAGGAATATGGCTTTGCATTTTAAAGTATCTCAATATAGGCAGATTATTTATGGTGTTGGAGAAGATTACCGTTCACTTTCAGTAAATCTGGGGAGGggagtgtgtacgcagaccttacccctatcttggggtagaggctgtttccaaatgaccctcggcatccttccctccaagaattcctcaccttgctcttggggtgactcgaactcacaacctcttggttggaagtggagggtgcttaccttCAGAGCAACCTACCTTGTTGCttttggttggaagtgaagggtgTTTAACTAAATAACATTTTCAATTTTGTATTAATCGCACCATTCACAAGGATACAGTGGTGATCACGAGAGAAGTTATGCAGTTTATACTTAAGACCACACAAAAGTTTTATCTGAAATAATTAATGCAATGCAAACTTGAATCTGCGAAAACCTCTCTTTCAAAAGATAAAACACCAAACAGCCATTCCAAAAAACAATAGGCTTTGGCGGTTCATAACAGCAGTTTAACGACTCTAATGTATAACACATCATTACATCATCGTTAACAAGTAAATAAACCTAGTATAGAGTTTGCAGTCCCTCATTAAGCTCTGAGCCTTTACTAAAATGCTTCTGCCCAGACTTTGAAGAATTAAAGATCACAAAAACTTGATGGCACGACCACAAGCTCTACACGACCAGTCCATTCCTCTCCTGGCTTCAATGTGATGGGTTTCTCTATTGCAGCCCCATCAACACAAAGCATCTGTTTGTACTCCTCGTCACCAAAATCCGCCATTGCTTTGGATTTCTTCTCCCATGGATTCCATACCACTGTGAAAAAGACAGAGCAACAGATACCAAAAGGTTTTAGCTATGCAAATTAGAGTTGATAAAATCTTTCATGCTTCTTTGGCAACTTGTACTATCACGCTATAATGCACCAAAAGTTTCTATAATACTACAAATTAACTTGTGATGTCTTAAGTCCTTGTATTGATTCGACATTTCTTGCATAGTTGTTGCCAACGGAGAAGTTCCTCTCTCTCTCGGGATTACAGAAATTAGCAGGTTTGTTAAGAGAAGAATGCATGATTCGGAGATACTAAAGTAGAATCAAGGTAAAAATATAGCCTTAAGGGTGCAGCACGTGTTAGTGGATACTTCCATTTGAGGACATTTTCTTCCTCCATGTCACATTGAGATACTTACCAGTATCTGGCAATCCTTCCTTCCTTATCAGATATGTTCGTTTCCTTTCATGATCAAGAACAGCAATACGATTTGGAGAACTAACATAGACTCTGTCGATCTGTAAGAAACATGAATACTTCTTAATCTCACAAGCCACAATAAAAGGAACACCTTACAGTTGAGAGAACGGATTGATTTATCTCATTTATAAAGGTAGAATTAATGCCTTCAGTTCTGAAAGATAAGGTGAACACCGAGTGTTTCAACTTCTTCCTAATAAATTCAGAAAAAAATCATAAGATGTAAAGCATCGTTGCTCCAAGTAGGTTGAGGAGAGACTGCAAAGTGCATGCCAAGATAATTAGCTTTAGAGCAATATTCCAGAATCAATGCTTCTTTGTTCAATTTAGAATTAATCTGACTAATCTATGGTAATGCAAAGCACAAAAGAATCACCTCTTATCTTTCTTAGGGCTCATTGTAAGGGTCCAAGATTGTTAAATACCAAGGAAAAGGTTTTATATTGAGTCACTCTTGAAGCTATCTTACAAACGCAACCACAATTGATGAGATTTCATCTCTCATCTATAACCACAAAGTTTTGAGATGATGTATGTTATATTGAAAAATATACCTCAGATTCAAAAGTTATAGCATCTCCTTGTTCTGTAAAGCGTTCTTTCTGGCACAGATTGTCTAGATAGTCCAGTGTTTCTAAACCTTCAATCCTTATTTCACTGTGGATAAGATTCATATAACAGTCTAAGAGATATTGGAAAGAATAAATCATCAAATTATTGTGCAATACACAGCATATTATGAAGACATAAAACAAAATGCTTCTCTGAATATTTTTAGAGAAAAAAGTACAAGATGTTTGGGAAGTGATAAAATGTTGAAAAACAGGACAGTaattaaattcatgaatatgttACAAAGAGCAGAGAGAGAACAACATACCTTATGTCTGAAACAGAGAAGTATGTATGATAAGCAAACGAGAAGCTGAATTGTTTGCCATTGATGTTTCTAACACGAGATATCAAGGACAAGCTTCCGTCTGATGCCAGCGAAACCCGAAGGCGAAACTCAaaactggaaaataataatgaaGAGACTCATCAGCAACTTCGAAAGCTATAACTGTCAGAAACCAAGTAAGCATAGAACTGACTTTTGACATGAAATAAAGTCAGAAGTTGACATTCATTTCTCGCATGAAAGTACTTCGCTTTCATATCTATCTctgaattattttgacatcatGGTCACAACTCATAATAACCTAAATACTATGACTCAGCAGAAACTAATCGTGAGAGCTTCCAGTTTCATGAAACTGAAAGCATCTAAGTTAGCTGAATTTAATAATAGTTATTTATATAGGTGTTGTGTTCACGATCAGGTTCTCATGAAATCATTTTCAAATCCAAAGAGGATTCTGAGATATAAAGTCTAGATCCATTTAAGTTAAGACAATAGCAAATTTTGATAGGCAATGAATGGCTTTTGGGTCAATATCCGAAGCTCCATACTGAAACCAACTAGAGTTTCAGATCATACCCGTGAGGCCAGAACTTCAGATCATCTTCTGAAGGTTTCAGCAGTAAGTCAATGAAAGATTTTCCTTGTGGGTCATATGAGTATAGAGATGGAGGGTCGTCCTCAATGGTCCAGATTTTGTTTCTTGCAAATCCAAGTTGTTCAAGTGAACCGCCATTTCCATACTGCAGCATCATTGAGATAATCAAACCAATTGTTGTATAGTATTCATCAAAAGAAATTCAAGAAGATAGGCAGAATTACACTTTTAGAGATACCTGTGGAAAGCAAACAGAAATTCCTCCTCGTGTAGCTTTTGGAGACTTGAAGATGCTCTAAGACATAACGGCAAATGTAGCAACATAATCAGCTTTCACACTTATTCAATTGCAAATACTGGTTTTCGCAAAGGGCATAGCATTACAAGTAAGAAATAGATGATGTTATTTATAATATCCTGCCTACATCAAACATCAAGCTAAAATTGTAGGACTAAGCACACTCAATGAGTCAACTTTGTACAATTTTGCTAAGTCTTGTCTGCAACATTTTAAGATTTAAAAAGTTAGAACTTAAAGAAAAAGCTCCAAGCTTTATATCTCCATCGCTAGACAAGATACTAGTTTATTCATAAGAATTAACCCGCTAGTAAAATTGAAAACCCAACCTTACTGCTGTTGAATAGGAGCTCTTCCCCTCTGTCATTCCGCCAAGAAGTAACTTGTCCTCCTTGCAAGCTAACCTGAATTAAAGGATATTGTCAATAACCATATGGAGGtttgggtgggggtgggggtgggggttgtAAAGGTCTGCTAATTGGAGAACACATTCCAATCTGAAGCAGTTTATAAAAACTGTTAACGAGTATGTAATGGATGGGGGATTTCAAAGATGATTTCTTTCATAAGTGATTTAACAGATGATATTAGAATCATAAATTCATAAGATCTAATTGAAGTAAGAGAGAGTTTACAGAATCTAACCCGTAAAGAGGCACCCTGAGAGTTACGAAGCAAAACCTGATCAATCCCATTCCAATCTTTTGTTACCTCAATTGCTGCTGTATGATCCCAGACTGGTGCATACTGCCCCATTTTCAAATTGCACTTTTGCTCCTTGGTTCACAATATCTCTAAAAAAAGGCTTGAACCTAAAACTGCAGCTACCAATGTATCGACAAATTCCTCCAGTATATTGGATTTATATCGGACTATCTTAGACACAATCCTTCCTGGAAGCTTGTAATCTAGTGATCCCAAAAATATAAAAGGCCTCAACCGTAATCTGCCTTTCCTACTCCGAACCTTGTCACAACCTCTCACATTCAATGTAcatttactcaaatctgacttctACTTTGCAACAACAAAAAGCAACATCAGCTTCTTAAGCTACCTCAAGAAACCAACAAAATTTGACATTTGGCAACTGCATAGAAGCACTCAAATCCTAGCTAAATTCACGGTGAGGCATGTGATATTTACCTAAGCAAAAAGATAAGTAAACTTTTGTAAGTTAATGAACTAGCAAACAATACAAAGAAAGGGAAAATTCAGTTTTGCTATGAACTTCAATAAAATATACCACAAAATTCTTAAAACAAGACAAAATCCCCAGTCCCCATTCAAATCTCAAGTTTCAAAACTTTCAACTAACAGTTTCAGTAAAATTAAAAAGCCTAAAATCTCTAACAACCCATTTGGAAATGTTTCCAGAAATGTACAAAGGAAGCATCAAACTTAAAAAGAAAGATAACCCCAGTTCAAGGAAGCaagaaaatatgaataaaataaagaaaaaacatAAAGATCTAGACTTTATTCAATGCACAGAGTAGGAAAGGAGTATAAAGCAAACAAGTAGGAAAAATAAGTTAACAGTGCAATAATTAACGGCAATTAAGACATGAAACACTG contains:
- the LOC104121393 gene encoding putative glucose-6-phosphate 1-epimerase — its product is MGQYAPVWDHTAAIEVTKDWNGIDQVLLRNSQGASLRVSLQGGQVTSWRNDRGEELLFNSSKSIFKSPKATRGGISVCFPQYGNGGSLEQLGFARNKIWTIEDDPPSLYSYDPQGKSFIDLLLKPSEDDLKFWPHGFEFRLRVSLASDGSLSLISRVRNINGKQFSFSFAYHTYFSVSDISEIRIEGLETLDYLDNLCQKERFTEQGDAITFESEIDRVYVSSPNRIAVLDHERKRTYLIRKEGLPDTVVWNPWEKKSKAMADFGDEEYKQMLCVDGAAIEKPITLKPGEEWTGRVELVVVPSSFCDL
- the LOC104121392 gene encoding exosome complex component RRP41 homolog produces the protein MEYVNPEGLRLDGRRPMEMRQIRAEIGVVSRADGSASFEMGNTKVIAAVYGPREVQNRSQQINDQALVRCEYSMANFSTGDRRRKNKGDRRSTEISLVIRQTMEACILTHLMPRSQIDIFVQVLQADGGTRSACINAATLALADAGIPMRDLVTSCSAGYLNSTPLLDLNYLEDSAGGPDVTVGILPKLDKVTLLQMDAKLPMDIFENVMQLAVEGCKAVESHIREILLENTKKLEIRRGV